From Oculatellaceae cyanobacterium, a single genomic window includes:
- a CDS encoding DUF3386 domain-containing protein has product MTEQKNARDLFQVAYENRYTWDENFPGYSADIELKQGEEVYTGKIRINKDLSVEVTGIADETVQESIYTQLRDVVTHRKRSFFEKAHGKNEFSLGNQDDTGALEILVKGDAMGSNYKIRGKEICQVSRVMGRMAFVIDTKESLDTGKGYVSTGYDVIFRNPQTNELIKELKFEDSYEQMGDYYVMNRQVVHSTEQGQQTTTEFNYKNVKLLEPAVV; this is encoded by the coding sequence ATGACAGAACAAAAAAACGCCCGTGATTTATTTCAGGTTGCCTACGAAAACCGCTACACTTGGGACGAAAACTTTCCTGGTTACAGTGCAGATATAGAACTCAAGCAAGGTGAGGAAGTTTACACAGGTAAAATTCGCATCAACAAAGACTTGAGCGTGGAAGTTACAGGTATTGCAGATGAAACTGTCCAAGAAAGTATATATACCCAACTCAGGGATGTAGTCACCCACCGCAAACGGTCATTTTTTGAAAAAGCTCATGGTAAAAATGAGTTTAGTTTGGGCAACCAAGACGATACAGGTGCTTTAGAAATCCTCGTCAAAGGCGACGCGATGGGTTCTAACTATAAAATTAGGGGTAAGGAAATTTGCCAAGTTAGTCGGGTTATGGGTCGCATGGCTTTTGTAATTGATACCAAGGAAAGCTTGGATACAGGCAAAGGTTATGTGTCAACTGGCTATGATGTTATCTTCCGTAATCCTCAGACAAATGAATTGATTAAAGAATTAAAGTTTGAGGATAGTTACGAGCAGATGGGCGATTATTATGTGATGAATCGTCAAGTAGTGCATTCTACTGAGCAAGGTCAGCAGACTACGACCGAGTTTAACTATAAAAATGTCAAGCTGCTAGAACCAGCAGTTGTTTAG
- a CDS encoding NifU family protein: MELTTENVEKVLDDLRPYLMSDGGNVELVEIDGPIVKLRLQGACGSCPSSAMTLKMGIERRLLEFIPEIAEVEQVY, from the coding sequence ATGGAATTAACTACTGAAAATGTAGAAAAAGTTTTGGACGATTTGCGTCCTTACTTAATGTCTGATGGTGGAAATGTTGAACTGGTAGAGATAGATGGCCCAATCGTCAAACTACGGCTACAGGGGGCTTGTGGTTCTTGCCCAAGTTCAGCTATGACACTGAAAATGGGAATTGAGCGACGTTTGCTTGAGTTTATTCCTGAAATTGCTGAGGTTGAGCAAGTTTATTAA